One window of the Dermacentor andersoni chromosome 10, qqDerAnde1_hic_scaffold, whole genome shotgun sequence genome contains the following:
- the LOC126545135 gene encoding probable methyltransferase-like protein 25 isoform X1, whose product MPARRRRTPPDRPTGLDGLLRAKRFCRLPEPRLLCRPNIRKFIVAPPFCVTKGGIGGGRGHSWQDFRSSCAEMKSDEKKKLPRRAGHVPALHSLALELERHTLSALGALSSGDRLAHPAAYGESSSSSSFAARGMSPKKEHEVEAMAELVASLAQRLGVLHLLDLGSGKGYLAARLCGPPHALQVLAVDSSEARNHSARERAAKMLCAERLQTLTASVDDQFDMDAVLHGNDGRLLVCGLHTCGELGPSALRLAVRGAPRVRGLCLVGCCYHLLERGFPMSKELGARGCRDPGRNARMLAAQCADRRQETSDTLFWRALLQLMLTDEERESGKRVGRLTVAGSFADYAQQALRRLGRDVVDESAFRAQAECLECEYAGEQRRRLSAFHRLRIAWAGCIEALLLLDRLVFLLEQWPTVEEAHIVRLFDPTLSPRCHALVALMHHVGQD is encoded by the exons ATGCCGGCCCGACGCCGCCGCACGCCACCGGACCGCCCGACTGGCCTGGACGGCCTTTTGAGGGCGAAGCGGTTTTGCAGGCTGCCGGAACCGCGCCTGCTTTGTAGACCAAATATTCGAAAGTTCATAGTCGCGCCTCCGTTCTGTGTTACGAAAGGAGggattggaggaggaagggggcaCTCCTGGCAAGACTTCCGGTCAAGTTGCGCGGAGATGAaaagcgacgaaaaaaaaaagttaccacGACG GGCCGGCCACGTGCCAGCACTGCATTCCTTGGCACTCGAACTGGAGCGACACACATTGTCCGCGCTTGGGGCTCTCAGCAGCGGCGACCGGCTCGCACACCCAGCGGCCTATGgtgagagcagcagcagcagcagctttgcggCACGTGGCATGAGCCCCAAGAAGGAGCACGAGGTGGAGGCCATGGCCGAGCTGGTGGCCTCACTCGCGCAGCGCTTGGGTGTCCTGCACCTGCTGGACCTAGGCAGCGGCAAGGGTTATCTGGCCGCGCGACTCTGCGGGCCACCGCACGCACTTCAGGTTCTCGCTGTCGACAGCTCGGAAGCGCGAAACCACAGTGCCCGCGAGCGCGCCGCCAAGATGCTCTGTGCTGAGCGCCTGCAGACGCTCACAGCCAGCGTGGATGATCAGTTCGACATGGACGCCGTGCTGCATGGCAACGATGGGCGCCTACTCGTGTGTGGCCTGCACACATGTGGCGAGCTGGGACCCAGTGCCCTGAGGCTGGCCGTGCGCGGGGCGCCAAGGGTGCGAGGGCTGTGCCTGGTCGGCTGCTGCTACCACCTGCTGGAGCGCGGCTTTCCCATGTCCAAAGAGCTCGGGGCTCGCGGGTGTCGGGACCCGGGCCGCAATGCGCGTATGCTCGCGGCCCAGTGCGCCGACCGGCGCCAGGAGACTAGCGACACACTCTTCTGGAGAGCGCTGCTCCAGCTGATGCTAACGGACGAGGAACGAGAGTCTGGAAAGCGCGTGGGTCGCCTGACCGTGGCAGGATCATTCGCAGATTATGCACAGCAGGCACTGCGGAGGCTCGGCCGCGATGTCGTTGATGAGTCTGCATTTCGGGCACAAGCCGAGTGCCTGGAATGTGAATACGCAGGTGAACAGCGACGCCGGCTTTCGGCCTTTCACCGGCTGCGTATCGCCTGGGCTGGCTGCATCGAGGCCCTGTTGCTACTGGACAGACTAGTGTTTCTGCTTGAACAGTGGCCGACGGTGGAGGAGGCACACATAGTGAGACTGTTTGACCCAACACTGTCACCCCGTTGCCACGCTCTAGTGGCACTCATGCACCATGTTGGACAGGATTGA
- the LOC126545135 gene encoding probable methyltransferase-like protein 25 isoform X2, giving the protein MSSSRLDELRRALSRVADFTETHNSFINAHMVDFYTKQHWERLVDADVGRDLLSLTEQELLCLGTEQFMNLECVRAGHVPALHSLALELERHTLSALGALSSGDRLAHPAAYGESSSSSSFAARGMSPKKEHEVEAMAELVASLAQRLGVLHLLDLGSGKGYLAARLCGPPHALQVLAVDSSEARNHSARERAAKMLCAERLQTLTASVDDQFDMDAVLHGNDGRLLVCGLHTCGELGPSALRLAVRGAPRVRGLCLVGCCYHLLERGFPMSKELGARGCRDPGRNARMLAAQCADRRQETSDTLFWRALLQLMLTDEERESGKRVGRLTVAGSFADYAQQALRRLGRDVVDESAFRAQAECLECEYAGEQRRRLSAFHRLRIAWAGCIEALLLLDRLVFLLEQWPTVEEAHIVRLFDPTLSPRCHALVALMHHVGQD; this is encoded by the exons ATGTCGAGCTCGCGATTGGATGAATTACGGCGTGCACTAAGCAGAGTGGCCGATTTCACAGAGACGCACAACTCGTTCATCAATGCCCACATGGTGGACTTCTACACAAAACAACACTGGGAGCGCCTTGTGGACGCCGATGTCGGCAGGGACCTTCTCAGCTTGACTGAGCAAGAACTTTTGTGTTTGGGAACTGAGCAGTTCATGAACCTTGAATGCGTGAG GGCCGGCCACGTGCCAGCACTGCATTCCTTGGCACTCGAACTGGAGCGACACACATTGTCCGCGCTTGGGGCTCTCAGCAGCGGCGACCGGCTCGCACACCCAGCGGCCTATGgtgagagcagcagcagcagcagctttgcggCACGTGGCATGAGCCCCAAGAAGGAGCACGAGGTGGAGGCCATGGCCGAGCTGGTGGCCTCACTCGCGCAGCGCTTGGGTGTCCTGCACCTGCTGGACCTAGGCAGCGGCAAGGGTTATCTGGCCGCGCGACTCTGCGGGCCACCGCACGCACTTCAGGTTCTCGCTGTCGACAGCTCGGAAGCGCGAAACCACAGTGCCCGCGAGCGCGCCGCCAAGATGCTCTGTGCTGAGCGCCTGCAGACGCTCACAGCCAGCGTGGATGATCAGTTCGACATGGACGCCGTGCTGCATGGCAACGATGGGCGCCTACTCGTGTGTGGCCTGCACACATGTGGCGAGCTGGGACCCAGTGCCCTGAGGCTGGCCGTGCGCGGGGCGCCAAGGGTGCGAGGGCTGTGCCTGGTCGGCTGCTGCTACCACCTGCTGGAGCGCGGCTTTCCCATGTCCAAAGAGCTCGGGGCTCGCGGGTGTCGGGACCCGGGCCGCAATGCGCGTATGCTCGCGGCCCAGTGCGCCGACCGGCGCCAGGAGACTAGCGACACACTCTTCTGGAGAGCGCTGCTCCAGCTGATGCTAACGGACGAGGAACGAGAGTCTGGAAAGCGCGTGGGTCGCCTGACCGTGGCAGGATCATTCGCAGATTATGCACAGCAGGCACTGCGGAGGCTCGGCCGCGATGTCGTTGATGAGTCTGCATTTCGGGCACAAGCCGAGTGCCTGGAATGTGAATACGCAGGTGAACAGCGACGCCGGCTTTCGGCCTTTCACCGGCTGCGTATCGCCTGGGCTGGCTGCATCGAGGCCCTGTTGCTACTGGACAGACTAGTGTTTCTGCTTGAACAGTGGCCGACGGTGGAGGAGGCACACATAGTGAGACTGTTTGACCCAACACTGTCACCCCGTTGCCACGCTCTAGTGGCACTCATGCACCATGTTGGACAGGATTGA